From Amycolatopsis sp. WQ 127309:
CTGGGCGGCAAGTCACCGCAGGTGGTCTTCCCCGACGCCGACCTCGCCGCGGCCGCGAACGGCGTCATCGCCGGCGTGTTCGCCGCCACCGGCCAGACGTGCATGGCGGGCTCACGGCTGATCGTGCACGCCGACGTCCACGACGAGCTGATCCGGCTGATCGCCGAGCGCGCGTCGGCCATCAAGCTGGGCGACCCGGCCGAGCCCGCCACCGAGATGGGCCCGGTCGCGAACGCGCCGCAGTACGCGAAGGTGCTGCACTACCTGGAAACCGCGCGGGCCGAGGGCGCGACCGTCGCCTGCGGCGGCGTGCCCGACCCCGGGCTGGGCGGGCTGTTCGTCCAGCCGACCGTGCTCACCGGCGTCACGCCGGAGTCGACGATCTTCCGCGAGGAGGTGTTCGGGCCGGTGCTGGCCGCGTGTGCGTTCACCGACGAGGCGGAGGCGATCCGCCTGGCCAACGACACGCCGTACGGCCTCGCCGGCGCGGTGTGGACGAAGGACGTGCACCGCGCCCACCGCGTCGCCGCGAAGCTCAAGGCCGGCACCGTGTGGGTGAACGCCTACCGCGTGGTGGCGCCGTCCGTGCCGTTCGGCGGGGTCAAGGATTCGGGACTGGGCCGGGAGAACGGCGTCCACGCGATCGACGAGTACCTGACCGACAAGGCGGTGTGGGTCGAGCTGTCCGGCGGGACCCGCGACCCCTTCACGCTGGGGTGACGATCGTTCTGTCCACTGTGGAGGCGGAGATCGCCTCTTCCCCTTCCAAGGTATAGCCGAGAGGGGGACTTGCGGCAAGGCCCCGGTGCGGGTCCACACTTCGGGCTCACTTCCACCCGAGGGGATCCCCACATGCGTGTCTTGCTGTCCACGATCGGTTCGCGGGGCGAGGTCCAGCCGGTCCTGGCGCTGGCGTCGGAGCTGCGGGCGCTCGGCCAGGACGTCCGCTTGTGCGTGCCGCCCGACTTCCGCGACTGGCTCTCCGGGCTCGGGTTCGCCGTCACCCCGATCGGGCCCGAGCTGCGCGGGAAGGGCCGGCCCGCGGCCGGTGACCTGCGGAAACTGGCCGAAGAGACGGTCGCCGCCCAGTTCGTCACGGTCGCGGAGGCGGCCGAGGGCTGCGACGTGATCGTGGCCGCCGGCGCCCTGCAGCTCGCCGCCCGCTCGATCGCCGAACGGCTGGGTGTCGCCTACGTCTACGCGAGCTTCTGCCCCATCACGCTGCCGTCGGACCTGCATTCACCGCCGCCGATGCCGTGGCGGTCGGCGAACACGCCGCGCGCCCGCTGGGCCGAGGACGCCCGGCACCTGAACGCGACGTTCGGGCCGACGCTGAACTCGCACCGGGTGGCTTCCGGGCTCGAGCCGGTCGAAGAACTGCAGAGCCACGTCTTCACCGACCGGCCGTGGCTCGCGGCCGACGCCGCACTGGCGCCGTGGCCCGGGCCGCCCATCGTCCGGACGGGTGCCTGGACCCACTCCGACTCGCGGCCGTTGCCGGAGGAAGTGCGGGAGTTCCTGGACGCGGGCGAGCCGCCGGTGTACTTCGGCTTCGGCAGCATGAGCGCGGAAGCGGGCCTCGCGGAGGCGATGCTGGCCGCGGCCCGCGCGCACGGCCGCCGGGCGATCATCGCCCGCGGCTGGGCCGACCTGGCGGTGGCGGACGCGGCGCCGGACTGCCTGGGCATCGGCGAGATCAACCAGCAGGCGTTGTTCCCGCGCGTCGCGGCGGCCGTCCACCACGGCGGCGCGGGCACCACGACGACGGCGGCCCGCGCGGGGGCGGCGCAGGTCGTCGCGCCGCGGATGTACGACCAGTTCTACTTCGCCGGCCGGGTCAACGACCTGGGGAT
This genomic window contains:
- a CDS encoding glycosyltransferase translates to MRVLLSTIGSRGEVQPVLALASELRALGQDVRLCVPPDFRDWLSGLGFAVTPIGPELRGKGRPAAGDLRKLAEETVAAQFVTVAEAAEGCDVIVAAGALQLAARSIAERLGVAYVYASFCPITLPSDLHSPPPMPWRSANTPRARWAEDARHLNATFGPTLNSHRVASGLEPVEELQSHVFTDRPWLAADAALAPWPGPPIVRTGAWTHSDSRPLPEEVREFLDAGEPPVYFGFGSMSAEAGLAEAMLAAARAHGRRAIIARGWADLAVADAAPDCLGIGEINQQALFPRVAAAVHHGGAGTTTTAARAGAAQVVAPRMYDQFYFAGRVNDLGIGAAHAPGALTAESLAAALGTALAPQVAARAREFAGRVRVDGASVAAQRLLTTAPVASA